A genomic window from Nocardioides jiangxiensis includes:
- a CDS encoding YceI family protein, translated as MSTTTVPASLAELTGSWTLDTAHSRVGFVARHAMVTKVRGAFNEFEGSAVVGDGGIDSAQIDLTIQVASIDTRNADRDGHLKTGDFLAAEKFPTITFHSTSVKAAGETLEVTGDLTIKDVTKSVTIPFEFDGAALDPFGNVRAGFEGSIAIQRSDYGITWNAALETGGVLVSDKIVLEFEVSAVKAA; from the coding sequence ATGAGCACCACCACCGTTCCCGCCTCGCTCGCCGAGCTGACCGGCTCCTGGACCCTCGACACCGCGCACTCCCGCGTCGGCTTCGTCGCCCGCCACGCGATGGTCACGAAGGTCCGCGGCGCGTTCAACGAGTTCGAGGGGAGCGCGGTCGTCGGCGACGGCGGCATCGACTCCGCCCAGATCGACCTCACGATCCAGGTCGCCTCCATCGACACCCGCAACGCCGACCGCGACGGGCACCTGAAGACCGGCGACTTCCTCGCCGCCGAGAAGTTCCCCACGATCACCTTCCACTCCACGTCGGTCAAGGCCGCCGGTGAGACGCTCGAGGTCACGGGCGACCTGACCATCAAGGACGTCACGAAGTCGGTCACCATCCCGTTCGAGTTCGACGGCGCCGCACTGGACCCGTTCGGTAACGTCCGCGCCGGCTTCGAGGGCTCGATCGCGATCCAGCGCAGCGACTACGGCATCACGTGGAACGCAGCCCTGGAGACCGGTGGCGTCCTCGTCAGCGACAAGATCGTCCTCGAGTTCGAGGTCTCCGCGGTCAAGGCCGCCTGA
- a CDS encoding Bax inhibitor-1/YccA family protein yields the protein MRSNNPVFNNSPEFNGQGGYVQQGYGYQQGGYPPPPPGYAPAAPQATRTMSIDSVVQSTGISLGVVVLVAAATWVLTGDLNDPVTGTDSQAKLYAASMIGGLAAFALSLVNSFKRQISPALVLAFCAAEGLAMGAISKVFDAYAGQGVVTGAVLGTFGAFAGTLAAYKFLNIKVGDKFRRGVTAAMFGMVGIGLIEMVLSLLGHPIGLFDNGGVGLIFAIGGLVLGVFMLIMDFDFVERGIAYGLPERESWRASFAMTVSLVWIYTNLLRILSILNQD from the coding sequence ATGAGGAGCAACAACCCGGTCTTCAACAACAGCCCGGAGTTCAACGGTCAGGGCGGCTACGTCCAGCAGGGCTACGGCTACCAGCAGGGCGGCTACCCGCCGCCGCCTCCGGGCTACGCACCGGCGGCCCCGCAGGCGACGCGCACCATGTCGATCGACTCCGTCGTCCAGAGCACGGGCATCTCGCTCGGTGTCGTCGTCCTCGTGGCCGCCGCCACCTGGGTCCTGACGGGGGACCTCAACGACCCGGTCACCGGCACCGACAGCCAGGCGAAGCTCTACGCCGCCTCGATGATCGGTGGCCTCGCCGCGTTCGCCCTGTCGCTGGTCAACTCCTTCAAGCGCCAGATCAGCCCCGCGCTCGTCCTCGCGTTCTGTGCGGCCGAGGGCCTCGCGATGGGCGCGATCTCCAAGGTCTTCGACGCGTACGCCGGCCAGGGCGTCGTCACGGGCGCCGTCCTCGGCACCTTCGGCGCCTTCGCGGGCACGCTCGCGGCGTACAAGTTCCTCAACATCAAGGTCGGTGACAAGTTCCGTCGGGGCGTCACCGCGGCGATGTTCGGCATGGTCGGTATCGGCCTGATCGAGATGGTGCTCAGCCTCCTCGGTCACCCGATCGGCCTCTTCGACAACGGCGGCGTCGGCCTGATCTTCGCGATCGGCGGCCTCGTGCTCGGCGTGTTCATGCTGATCATGGACTTCGACTTCGTCGAGCGCGGCATCGCCTACGGGCTGCCCGAGCGGGAGTCGTGGCGCGCGTCGTTCGCGATGACCGTGAGCCTGGTCTGGATCTACACCAACCTGCTGCGGATCCTCTCGATCCTCAACCAGGACTGA
- a CDS encoding GNAT family N-acetyltransferase → MSEIVVRENPSEHRYEIHVDGSLAGFTVYEPGDGLLAFVHTEIDEAYAGQGLAKILIRTTLDDVRSRGLAVLPFCPFVRGFIQKNADYVDLVPADQRARFDLA, encoded by the coding sequence ATGAGCGAGATCGTCGTCCGGGAGAACCCGAGCGAGCACCGCTACGAGATCCACGTCGACGGCAGCCTGGCCGGCTTCACCGTCTACGAGCCCGGCGACGGCCTGCTCGCCTTCGTCCACACCGAGATCGACGAGGCGTACGCCGGTCAGGGCCTCGCAAAGATCCTGATCCGCACCACGCTCGACGACGTGCGCAGCCGCGGCCTCGCGGTGCTGCCGTTCTGCCCGTTCGTGCGCGGCTTCATCCAGAAGAACGCCGACTACGTCGACCTGGTCCCGGCCGACCAGCGGGCGCGGTTCGACCTGGCCTGA
- a CDS encoding cystathionine beta-synthase — MDYANSLLELIGNTPLVRITRALDAVGQAPGPLVLAKVEYLNPGGSVKDRIATRMIEAAEASGRLQPGGTIVEPTSGNTGVGLAMVAQQKGYQCVFVCPDKVSEDKRNVLKAYGARVVVCPTAVAPEHPDSYYNVSDRLVREIPGAWKPDQYSNPDNPRSHYETTGPEIWEQTDGKVTHFVAGVGTGGTISGIGRYLKERNPEIQVIGADPAGSVYSGGSGRPYLVEGVGEDFWPETYDREIADRIIEVSDADSFAFTRRLAREDALLVGGSSGMAAYAAKQLAEELAAQGRTDAVIVVLLPDSGRGYLTKVFNDEWLASYGFPTGVEAAAEKTVGEVLRGKSGQLPDLVHTHPTETIADAVHILREYGVSQMPVVRAEPPVVAAEVAGSVDERTLLDALYAGDAKLTDSVESHMSAPLPTIGSTAPASEAVAALEHADALLVQEDGKPVGVVTRQDLLAYIVRG; from the coding sequence GTGGACTACGCGAACTCGCTCCTGGAGCTGATCGGCAACACCCCGCTCGTCCGGATCACGCGCGCCCTGGACGCGGTGGGTCAGGCCCCCGGCCCCCTCGTCCTGGCGAAGGTCGAGTACCTCAACCCCGGCGGCTCCGTGAAGGACCGGATCGCGACCCGGATGATCGAGGCCGCGGAGGCGTCGGGCCGGCTGCAGCCCGGCGGCACGATCGTGGAGCCGACCTCGGGCAACACCGGCGTCGGGCTGGCGATGGTGGCGCAGCAGAAGGGCTACCAGTGCGTCTTCGTCTGCCCCGACAAGGTCAGCGAGGACAAGCGCAACGTCCTCAAGGCGTACGGCGCGCGCGTGGTCGTCTGCCCGACCGCGGTGGCCCCCGAGCACCCGGACAGCTACTACAACGTGAGCGACCGCCTCGTGCGCGAGATCCCGGGCGCGTGGAAGCCCGACCAGTACTCCAACCCCGACAACCCGCGGTCGCACTACGAGACCACCGGGCCCGAGATCTGGGAGCAGACCGACGGTAAGGTCACCCACTTCGTCGCGGGTGTGGGCACGGGCGGCACGATCAGCGGCATCGGGCGCTACCTGAAGGAGCGCAACCCGGAGATCCAGGTCATCGGCGCGGACCCGGCCGGCTCGGTGTACTCGGGAGGCAGCGGGCGTCCGTACCTGGTCGAAGGCGTGGGGGAGGACTTCTGGCCGGAGACGTACGACCGTGAGATCGCCGACCGGATCATCGAGGTCTCCGACGCGGACTCCTTCGCCTTCACCCGTCGGCTGGCGCGCGAGGACGCGCTCCTGGTCGGTGGCTCGTCCGGCATGGCGGCGTACGCCGCGAAGCAGCTCGCCGAGGAGCTGGCGGCGCAGGGGCGCACCGACGCCGTCATCGTCGTCCTGCTGCCGGACTCGGGCCGCGGCTACCTGACGAAGGTCTTCAACGACGAGTGGCTGGCGTCGTACGGCTTTCCGACGGGCGTCGAGGCCGCGGCCGAGAAGACCGTCGGCGAGGTGCTGCGCGGCAAGTCCGGCCAGCTGCCGGACCTCGTGCACACCCATCCCACCGAGACGATCGCGGACGCCGTCCACATCCTCCGGGAGTACGGCGTCTCGCAGATGCCGGTCGTGCGCGCTGAGCCGCCCGTGGTCGCCGCCGAGGTCGCGGGATCCGTCGACGAGCGGACGCTCCTCGATGCCCTCTACGCCGGCGACGCGAAGCTGACCGACTCCGTCGAGAGCCACATGTCGGCGCCGCTGCCGACGATCGGCTCCACGGCTCCGGCATCGGAGGCGGTCGCCGCCCTCGAGCACGCCGACGCCCTGCTCGTGCAGGAGGACGGCAAGCCGGTCGGCGTCGTCACGCGTCAGGACCTCCTCGCCTACATCGTGCGGGGCTGA
- a CDS encoding MarR family winged helix-turn-helix transcriptional regulator produces the protein MTTPWLSDEQQRIWRNWLRLNRELTATLARDMSASSDLSMADFGVLVQLTDVPDGRVRISELADNLGWERSRVSHQLKRMQGRGLVERSECAEDGRGSFVGITAAGREAIAEAAPGHVAAVRRLVIDHLDADELRDFGRLVDRLLEPFEG, from the coding sequence ATGACGACCCCGTGGCTCTCCGACGAGCAGCAGCGCATCTGGCGCAACTGGCTGCGCCTCAACCGCGAGCTCACCGCGACGCTCGCCCGCGACATGTCCGCGAGCTCCGACCTGTCGATGGCGGACTTCGGGGTCCTCGTGCAGCTCACCGACGTACCCGACGGGCGCGTCCGCATCTCCGAGCTCGCCGACAACCTCGGCTGGGAGCGCAGTCGCGTCTCTCACCAGCTCAAGCGCATGCAGGGGCGGGGCCTGGTCGAGCGCTCGGAGTGCGCGGAGGACGGCCGCGGCTCGTTCGTCGGCATCACCGCGGCCGGTCGCGAGGCGATCGCCGAGGCCGCGCCCGGCCACGTCGCCGCCGTACGCCGCCTCGTGATCGACCACCTCGACGCCGATGAGCTCCGCGACTTCGGTCGTCTCGTCGACCGCCTCCTCGAGCCGTTCGAGGGCTGA
- a CDS encoding SGNH/GDSL hydrolase family protein, which translates to MSRTETVRKVASAAAVGGGGVSALGLGLYGVLRAEALLARRAIGDPLDEPPPNASGWYGRKRPGPAIRIALLGDSAAAGYGVDDVEETPGAHIASGIAAAADRRVYLGCFAVVGAQTSNLMDQIDRALLIEPELVIISIGANDVTHGVLPSTSVKQLDACLGRLRNAGIEIVMGTCPDLGTVRPINPPLRQWARLMSRRMATAQAISIVEAGGRSVSLGNMLGPEFAARPTDLFGPDRFHPSAAGYAALAGALLPSALAALGLGPVDDTPQAARGEGVRSLTRAASEAARTPGTELDGTHQPARGVRGLLVELRHRRREPQVAVEKPSAELEPAEPA; encoded by the coding sequence ATGTCCAGGACCGAGACCGTGCGCAAGGTGGCCTCCGCAGCCGCCGTCGGCGGCGGCGGTGTCTCCGCACTCGGGCTCGGCCTGTACGGCGTCCTGCGCGCCGAGGCACTGCTGGCCCGTCGCGCGATCGGCGACCCGCTCGACGAGCCGCCCCCCAACGCCTCTGGCTGGTACGGACGCAAGCGCCCCGGGCCCGCGATCCGGATCGCCCTCCTCGGCGACTCGGCCGCCGCGGGCTACGGCGTCGACGACGTCGAGGAGACACCGGGCGCCCACATCGCCTCCGGCATCGCGGCGGCGGCTGACCGGCGCGTCTACCTCGGCTGCTTCGCCGTCGTCGGGGCACAGACCTCCAACCTCATGGACCAGATCGACCGCGCCCTGCTCATCGAGCCTGAGCTCGTGATCATCTCCATCGGCGCCAACGACGTGACCCACGGCGTCCTGCCCAGCACCTCGGTCAAGCAGCTCGACGCCTGCCTGGGCCGGCTCCGCAACGCCGGCATCGAGATCGTCATGGGCACCTGCCCCGACCTCGGCACGGTCCGCCCGATCAACCCGCCGCTGCGCCAGTGGGCGCGGCTGATGTCGCGTCGCATGGCGACGGCGCAGGCGATCTCGATCGTCGAGGCCGGTGGACGCTCGGTCTCGCTGGGCAACATGCTCGGCCCCGAGTTCGCCGCCCGGCCCACCGACCTCTTCGGCCCGGACCGGTTCCACCCGTCCGCCGCAGGGTACGCCGCCCTGGCCGGCGCCCTCCTCCCCTCCGCGCTCGCAGCCCTGGGCCTCGGCCCCGTCGACGACACGCCACAGGCCGCCCGCGGCGAGGGTGTCCGTTCGCTGACCCGCGCGGCCTCCGAGGCGGCGCGCACTCCGGGCACCGAGCTGGACGGCACGCACCAGCCCGCCCGCGGCGTTCGGGGCCTGCTCGTCGAGCTGCGCCACCGCCGCCGCGAGCCGCAGGTCGCCGTCGAGAAGCCGTCCGCCGAGCTGGAGCCGGCCGAGCCCGCCTGA